The proteins below come from a single Gimesia alba genomic window:
- a CDS encoding AI-2E family transporter, giving the protein MNPDENRNNLNSVILRAITILVVLIAFAAGFVITWEIVLTLFLAVLFAVFLNHASLKVSQWLPLSRKGSLAAVVVALLSIFIGVNAFFFTQINQQIEQADQEIDQGAQKVQEWTEQYPSVKSAIQSTPFLAQIIQPSHADPSKQHSDSSAQSDKQTSEKNQAEKTASDKSSATSKPNLNSLPQPAKKAASLVGQMFKTTFGLIVNSLLIFFVGLFLAVSPQSYRDGTVLLVPPARRERIRDLMNQLSETLWQWLVGRFASMLVTGLGASVLLFLIGVPMAGTLGVMTGLLTFIPNIGSLIAFLLAILVALSNSPTTAALVVPTYAVLQLVESYLVTPLIQQKQVSLPPALLISFQAIMGVLFGFLGAAVASPLLAASKVVVEELYVNDYLEGQKSSSQQRLDNTEQAA; this is encoded by the coding sequence ATGAATCCTGATGAAAATCGAAACAATCTAAACTCGGTGATTCTCCGAGCAATCACAATCCTGGTGGTGCTCATCGCGTTCGCAGCCGGGTTCGTGATTACCTGGGAAATTGTGCTTACGCTCTTTCTGGCGGTGTTGTTCGCAGTCTTCCTTAACCATGCCAGTCTGAAGGTGAGCCAGTGGCTGCCTCTCTCTCGAAAAGGGAGTCTGGCGGCGGTCGTAGTGGCTTTGCTATCTATTTTCATTGGCGTCAATGCGTTTTTCTTCACACAGATCAATCAGCAGATAGAACAGGCAGACCAGGAGATCGACCAGGGTGCCCAGAAAGTGCAAGAGTGGACTGAGCAATATCCGTCAGTCAAATCGGCAATTCAGTCGACTCCGTTTCTGGCCCAGATTATACAGCCCAGCCATGCAGATCCATCGAAACAACACTCAGATTCATCCGCGCAGTCAGACAAACAGACTTCAGAAAAAAATCAAGCGGAAAAGACGGCATCCGACAAATCGTCTGCAACCTCAAAGCCGAATCTGAATTCATTACCACAGCCGGCAAAAAAGGCCGCCTCTCTGGTGGGGCAGATGTTTAAAACTACGTTCGGACTGATCGTCAACAGTCTGCTGATCTTTTTTGTTGGGCTTTTTCTGGCAGTATCGCCGCAGTCATACCGGGATGGTACAGTGCTGCTGGTACCTCCGGCGCGCAGGGAACGCATTCGCGATTTAATGAACCAACTCAGTGAGACACTCTGGCAATGGCTCGTCGGTCGATTTGCCTCCATGCTGGTAACTGGCCTGGGAGCGTCAGTGCTTCTGTTCCTGATTGGCGTTCCCATGGCCGGGACTCTGGGTGTGATGACGGGGCTGCTGACGTTCATACCCAACATTGGTTCGTTGATCGCATTCCTGCTGGCCATTCTCGTGGCGCTGTCGAACAGCCCCACAACAGCCGCGCTGGTAGTCCCCACGTATGCGGTTTTACAACTGGTAGAGAGTTACCTGGTGACTCCCTTAATTCAGCAAAAACAAGTCTCGCTGCCTCCTGCACTGTTGATTTCTTTTCAGGCCATCATGGGGGTTCTGTTTGGTTTCCTCGGCGCCGCCGTCGCTTCGCCGCTGCTGGCAGCCAGTAAAGTCGTGGTGGAAGAACTCTATGTAAACGATTATCTGGAAGGCCAGAAATCTTCGTCACAACAGAGGTTGGACAACACGGAACAGGCCGCGTAA
- a CDS encoding class I SAM-dependent methyltransferase, translating to MNKHPESFPELDQLGVTLPEYLPTFDFPGAYIDSSHAVYAECPVNEDDLVQVEKSWWSLRKMFPGWLRRADALKLYEMAYFVQGDILEVGSYHGLSTTILAEAARQSPWSKHIYSIDMSPKCVKKAKYHLRKKKLDRGVTNICNEGTAAVKALKAEGKQFEFAFIDHSHEYDPVFSVCRELDSLVVPGGFCLFHDFNDQRNSDPEAHDYGVYQAVTEGLDPDKFEFYGLYGCTGLYRMKPSQEMELRKTA from the coding sequence ATGAATAAGCATCCAGAATCATTTCCGGAATTAGATCAACTTGGTGTGACATTACCTGAATATCTTCCCACCTTTGATTTCCCCGGGGCCTATATTGACTCATCCCACGCCGTTTATGCTGAGTGCCCGGTGAATGAAGATGACTTAGTTCAAGTAGAAAAAAGCTGGTGGAGTTTGAGAAAAATGTTTCCGGGATGGCTCCGTAGGGCTGATGCTTTGAAATTGTATGAAATGGCCTATTTTGTCCAGGGAGACATCTTGGAAGTCGGTTCATATCACGGGTTAAGTACAACGATTTTAGCAGAAGCGGCCCGTCAATCCCCATGGTCCAAGCACATTTACAGCATTGATATGAGTCCGAAATGTGTGAAAAAAGCGAAATATCATCTGCGTAAGAAAAAATTAGATCGTGGAGTCACAAATATCTGCAACGAAGGAACCGCGGCAGTCAAAGCTTTGAAGGCCGAAGGGAAACAGTTTGAATTTGCCTTTATCGATCATTCACATGAATATGACCCGGTATTTAGTGTCTGCCGTGAATTAGACTCTTTGGTGGTCCCCGGCGGCTTTTGCCTGTTTCATGATTTCAATGATCAAAGAAACTCTGATCCAGAGGCTCATGATTATGGCGTCTACCAAGCAGTGACAGAGGGACTGGATCCAGACAAATTTGAGTTTTATGGACTCTACGGCTGTACTGGCTTGTATCGGATGAAACCAAGCCAGGAGATGGAGTTACGTAAGACAGCTTGA
- a CDS encoding DUF6314 family protein, giving the protein MNTNLDLPTLWNRLAAVTSLTFTAQSFDSGSGWNGTGKGTVEIEHSTPESMLFHESGLWTQQAGKELHFTNVYRWSAYPDQKRLRLEHLRFGTMHPVYLFELQQITATRWESVEPHVCREDLYSANLSLENALLSLDWTVKGATKNERISYVYVE; this is encoded by the coding sequence ATGAATACGAACTTAGACTTACCGACTCTCTGGAACCGACTGGCGGCTGTCACATCGCTCACGTTCACCGCGCAGTCGTTTGATTCGGGCAGTGGCTGGAATGGCACGGGGAAAGGCACTGTGGAAATTGAACACTCCACTCCAGAATCGATGTTGTTTCATGAATCCGGCTTGTGGACGCAGCAGGCAGGAAAAGAGCTCCATTTTACAAACGTCTATCGCTGGAGTGCATATCCCGACCAGAAACGGTTACGGCTGGAGCACCTGCGATTCGGAACCATGCATCCGGTCTATCTGTTTGAGTTACAACAGATCACAGCCACTCGTTGGGAGTCAGTTGAACCCCACGTCTGTCGCGAAGATCTGTACTCCGCCAACCTGAGTTTGGAAAATGCCCTTTTGTCGCTGGACTGGACGGTCAAAGGAGCGACGAAAAACGAACGTATTTCTTATGTTTATGTTGAGTGA
- a CDS encoding maleylpyruvate isomerase mycothiol-dependent enzyme family protein, whose protein sequence is MSQSPIIATPLLEDVLDELHSLLRSLRPDEWHLPTVSSERLVRDIVAHLLDGSVRRLSMQRDRYTSPPPNGPNRGETLLDYLNRLNNSWEQATRRLSPNIIIDLLEVADRQYVEYFKSLDPFGQAFFPVAWAGEESSLNWFDVGREYTEKWHHTQQIFLATGRESTITGRRLYHPCLDLFLRALPYTFNDAIPTEGTSVVVEVTGAAGGRWQIVRTSDRWIASESSKTDPVVHVTIPQDCAWRVFTKRRTADELLAQFPQIKINGEDSLGRTVLEMVSVMA, encoded by the coding sequence ATGAGCCAGTCGCCTATCATCGCTACCCCGCTTCTCGAGGATGTCCTCGACGAGTTGCACTCCCTTTTGCGATCCCTGAGACCTGATGAATGGCATCTGCCGACCGTATCTTCGGAGCGGTTGGTGCGAGATATTGTCGCCCACCTTCTCGATGGCAGTGTGCGGCGACTATCCATGCAGCGAGATCGTTATACTTCGCCACCCCCAAATGGCCCCAATCGGGGTGAGACTTTGCTGGACTATTTGAACAGGCTGAACAACTCATGGGAACAGGCAACTCGACGGCTCAGCCCTAACATCATAATCGATCTACTTGAAGTAGCGGATCGGCAATACGTTGAGTATTTCAAGAGCCTCGACCCGTTCGGGCAAGCATTCTTTCCCGTTGCCTGGGCAGGCGAAGAGTCTTCATTGAACTGGTTTGACGTGGGCAGAGAATACACGGAGAAATGGCACCATACACAGCAAATTTTTCTTGCAACGGGCCGAGAGAGTACGATCACTGGAAGAAGACTGTATCACCCTTGCCTGGATTTGTTCTTGCGAGCATTGCCTTACACTTTCAACGACGCTATCCCCACGGAGGGGACGAGTGTTGTTGTCGAAGTGACTGGCGCAGCCGGTGGCCGATGGCAGATTGTTCGGACGAGCGACCGTTGGATTGCCTCTGAATCAAGCAAAACTGACCCAGTAGTGCATGTGACCATCCCACAGGATTGTGCCTGGCGCGTATTCACAAAGAGGCGAACGGCTGACGAACTCCTCGCACAGTTTCCCCAGATCAAAATAAATGGCGAAGATTCCCTGGGTCGCACTGTTCTTGAAATGGTTTCGGTCATGGCATGA
- a CDS encoding secondary thiamine-phosphate synthase enzyme YjbQ: MKTLTRELWMDIPKRRQIVSIHNDVEDLVAESGIQDGLVLVNAMHITASVFINDNESGLHADYDRWLEQLAPFDAGSDPNSGGYLHNRTGEDNADAHHKRQIMGREVVVAITDGQLHLGPWEHIFYYEFDGRRRKRILVKIIGE, encoded by the coding sequence ATGAAAACACTCACCAGAGAACTCTGGATGGATATCCCAAAGCGTCGGCAGATCGTTTCTATACACAATGATGTTGAAGATCTGGTCGCAGAAAGCGGCATCCAGGACGGCTTGGTGCTCGTCAACGCGATGCACATCACCGCGTCGGTCTTTATCAACGACAACGAATCGGGACTGCATGCCGACTATGATCGCTGGCTAGAACAACTGGCTCCTTTCGATGCGGGCAGTGATCCCAATTCGGGCGGGTATCTGCACAACCGGACGGGCGAAGACAACGCCGACGCCCACCACAAACGCCAGATCATGGGCCGCGAAGTCGTCGTCGCCATCACCGACGGTCAGCTCCACCTGGGACCGTGGGAACATATTTTTTATTACGAGTTCGACGGCCGACGACGGAAGCGGATTTTGGTGAAGATTATTGGGGAGTAA
- a CDS encoding transglutaminase domain-containing protein, whose amino-acid sequence MWLHASCLLEFDIPVDTPFLLMLRPRSGNQQWVGREQYVLTPSVSAVEFTDPFGNLCQRLVAPAGEFSIKTSFDIQVADVSDSAPGAYFIPVEQLPDETLPFLLPSRYCESDRFSQMASSLVEGVAPGYDQCAKIVNYIRETITYAPGEGQEIISACEVNEKTQAVCRDMAHLGIACCRALSIPARMVVGYLETLEPMDLHAWFEAYVGGRWYVFDPTQDNLQGGRVAIAYGRDAADVAIYTQFGTPVDLQQMQVSIEQIPAPVY is encoded by the coding sequence ATGTGGCTACATGCTTCCTGCTTGCTTGAATTCGATATCCCCGTTGACACGCCTTTCCTGCTCATGTTGCGTCCCCGCAGCGGGAATCAGCAATGGGTGGGTCGTGAACAATATGTTTTGACACCCAGCGTCTCTGCCGTCGAATTCACCGATCCGTTCGGTAATCTCTGCCAGCGACTGGTGGCGCCTGCCGGAGAGTTTTCGATCAAAACATCGTTTGATATCCAGGTTGCAGACGTTTCGGATTCAGCTCCCGGAGCGTACTTTATTCCTGTAGAACAGTTACCCGATGAAACGCTCCCTTTCCTGTTACCAAGCCGGTATTGTGAATCAGATCGCTTTTCGCAGATGGCTTCCTCCCTCGTTGAAGGAGTTGCTCCGGGATATGACCAGTGTGCAAAGATCGTCAACTACATTCGCGAAACCATAACGTACGCCCCCGGCGAAGGACAGGAAATTATCAGCGCGTGTGAAGTGAATGAGAAAACGCAGGCTGTCTGCCGTGACATGGCCCATTTAGGGATTGCCTGCTGCCGAGCACTCTCGATTCCAGCTCGTATGGTTGTGGGTTATCTGGAGACACTGGAACCAATGGACCTGCATGCCTGGTTCGAAGCCTATGTTGGCGGTCGGTGGTACGTGTTTGATCCGACTCAGGATAATTTGCAGGGAGGGCGTGTGGCGATCGCCTATGGACGAGATGCTGCTGATGTGGCAATCTATACTCAATTCGGCACCCCGGTCGATTTGCAACAAATGCAAGTCAGCATCGAGCAGATCCCGGCACCCGTTTATTGA
- a CDS encoding tetratricopeptide repeat protein, producing MIWQACRLAFRQKSSPQTIDLARRHKVLQMILPSELCRAERKTALPFLLQLALILLSTGWCIGCSPDPEAFAADQWQTPTEWALLMAKQEKHIYLHCQMLNDIARAQLAAGEKKQALKTLEPTLELIAKTDGLVGKNSTQESVIKTVLKLGEIESAIQTAENFTNLSLTDPIFKKIAFALIDAGKISKAVEAIQKLKNEGSAIRVNESVAESLVRDGKQQQALEFVEQIPQLNQKGAALCAMAMVYFEEGNSRQAFELLKSVDKMHEKVDDQTKVDRLMTRRDQLLTKLVNAYARGGKYERALEFTKFIKDHDFAAVVAYQSVIVALVASGDVKQALEIANKIENLKSRNHELQRIAETIAKDSGDYEKAIEIANKIQYTSIQYSTIKFAALANIAANIASKSGDYERALRVIYSIGEKENAAERKFYKKSALVYLTIGAAQSGNGEQTLALVQQLLDLGKIDPLRDSFPDGIVVHLVKADRLGSATQVIDMIPYPIIQSRLLIRIANELARKGETEEALSIAQKINENEQRDSALTLVAARLSEAGNTDDAFEVASQIKDKSEQADSFIWIASKMLRNGNKTKGITLLGKALDFISKDKTTNYRVDLEMSVMPLACEPLTKVQQQSAEMDIVTPLKKTFTPEEKQMAERLLKAVQAQ from the coding sequence GTGATTTGGCAGGCTTGTCGCCTTGCATTCAGACAAAAATCTTCTCCACAGACAATTGATCTAGCCCGTAGACATAAGGTTCTCCAGATGATACTGCCTTCGGAACTATGCCGAGCGGAACGAAAAACGGCTCTCCCTTTCCTGTTACAACTCGCTTTGATTTTGCTGTCGACAGGCTGGTGTATCGGTTGTAGCCCAGATCCTGAAGCGTTCGCTGCAGACCAGTGGCAGACACCAACGGAGTGGGCGTTGCTGATGGCGAAGCAAGAGAAACATATTTACCTGCATTGCCAAATGTTAAATGACATTGCCCGTGCACAACTTGCGGCGGGTGAAAAAAAGCAGGCTCTGAAGACTTTGGAGCCAACATTGGAATTGATTGCTAAGACAGATGGATTGGTCGGAAAGAACAGTACACAGGAATCTGTCATCAAAACAGTTCTGAAACTGGGAGAAATCGAGTCAGCAATTCAAACAGCAGAGAATTTCACAAACCTCTCATTGACCGACCCGATCTTTAAAAAGATCGCTTTCGCACTGATTGATGCTGGAAAAATATCAAAGGCTGTCGAGGCAATTCAAAAGCTGAAGAATGAGGGTTCAGCGATACGGGTTAACGAAAGCGTTGCCGAGTCGCTCGTTCGAGATGGAAAGCAGCAACAGGCATTGGAGTTCGTGGAACAGATTCCGCAATTGAATCAAAAGGGGGCGGCGCTGTGTGCGATGGCCATGGTCTATTTTGAAGAGGGTAATTCCCGGCAGGCATTCGAACTACTCAAATCAGTTGATAAGATGCATGAAAAAGTCGATGACCAGACTAAAGTAGATCGTTTGATGACCAGGAGAGATCAGTTATTGACCAAGTTAGTCAATGCATACGCACGAGGGGGAAAGTACGAACGCGCATTGGAATTCACCAAATTTATTAAGGATCACGATTTTGCTGCCGTGGTAGCATACCAGTCTGTGATCGTCGCATTAGTGGCATCCGGTGATGTGAAACAAGCGCTCGAAATAGCAAACAAGATTGAAAACCTAAAATCCAGGAATCACGAGCTGCAAAGGATTGCAGAGACGATAGCCAAAGACTCTGGCGATTATGAGAAGGCAATTGAAATTGCAAACAAAATTCAATACACGTCAATCCAGTATAGTACGATCAAATTTGCTGCGCTCGCGAACATTGCGGCTAATATTGCCAGCAAGTCAGGTGATTATGAACGGGCACTGAGAGTCATTTACTCGATAGGAGAGAAAGAGAACGCGGCTGAAAGAAAATTTTATAAAAAATCTGCACTGGTGTATCTAACCATAGGCGCTGCTCAATCGGGTAATGGAGAGCAAACATTGGCATTAGTCCAGCAGCTTCTTGATCTGGGAAAAATTGACCCTCTCCGGGACTCGTTTCCGGATGGTATTGTCGTTCATCTTGTTAAAGCAGATCGCTTGGGATCAGCAACACAGGTTATTGATATGATCCCATATCCGATCATTCAATCCAGGTTACTTATACGTATTGCCAATGAATTAGCCCGTAAGGGAGAGACTGAAGAGGCACTCAGCATTGCTCAAAAAATTAATGAAAACGAGCAAAGGGATTCCGCACTGACTCTGGTCGCAGCTCGCCTGTCTGAAGCAGGAAACACGGATGATGCGTTTGAGGTTGCTTCACAGATTAAAGACAAATCAGAGCAAGCGGATTCTTTCATTTGGATTGCTTCAAAAATGCTGAGAAACGGTAATAAAACAAAAGGAATTACTCTTCTGGGTAAAGCACTCGATTTCATATCAAAGGACAAAACAACAAATTATCGAGTCGATCTGGAAATGTCAGTCATGCCGCTGGCCTGCGAACCGCTCACCAAAGTGCAACAGCAATCGGCAGAAATGGATATCGTGACTCCGTTGAAAAAAACATTCACGCCAGAGGAGAAGCAGATGGCCGAACGCCTTTTAAAAGCCGTTCAGGCTCAGTGA
- a CDS encoding 3-deoxy-7-phosphoheptulonate synthase → MLPIQNVNVHDSVRLVAPQELKDTYKRTEKVTQTVSESREQIKHILSGEDQRLIVVVGPCSIHDPKAAIEYAQRLKALSDKVNDRLFLVMRVYFEKPRTTVGWKGLINDPHLDGTFDVSSGLKIARQLLLQIGELGLPAATEMLEPITPQYIADAISIASIGARTTESPTHRQMASGLSMPVGYKNGTDGSLDVALNAMLAAQSPHSFLGIDADGQTCVINTKGNPWGHLILRGGRSGPNYQQEHLEAASKSLEEAGLSPRFMVDCSHANSNKDYRNQGTVWNNVIDQRVAGNDTIIGLMLESNLHAGNQKLTEDLSQLQYGTSITDECIDWEETEQLILSAHEKLA, encoded by the coding sequence ATGCTTCCCATTCAAAACGTCAATGTGCATGATTCCGTTCGCCTGGTTGCCCCGCAGGAACTGAAAGACACATACAAACGCACTGAAAAAGTCACCCAAACTGTCAGCGAATCACGCGAACAGATTAAACACATCCTGTCGGGTGAAGACCAGCGGCTGATTGTCGTCGTCGGCCCCTGCTCGATTCACGATCCCAAAGCCGCCATTGAATACGCCCAACGTTTAAAAGCACTCTCTGATAAAGTGAACGACCGGCTGTTTCTGGTCATGCGAGTCTATTTCGAAAAACCCCGCACCACAGTCGGCTGGAAAGGACTGATCAACGACCCGCACCTGGATGGCACATTCGATGTCTCCTCCGGCCTGAAAATCGCCCGCCAGTTATTACTTCAGATTGGCGAGCTGGGTCTCCCCGCAGCCACAGAAATGCTGGAACCGATTACGCCACAGTACATCGCCGATGCGATTTCCATCGCCTCGATCGGCGCCCGCACTACCGAATCACCCACTCACCGTCAGATGGCCAGCGGACTCTCGATGCCCGTCGGCTATAAAAACGGAACCGACGGCAGCCTGGATGTCGCGCTCAACGCCATGCTTGCTGCCCAAAGTCCGCATAGCTTTCTGGGAATCGACGCCGACGGCCAGACCTGCGTCATCAACACCAAAGGCAATCCCTGGGGCCACCTGATCCTGCGCGGCGGTCGCTCCGGCCCAAACTATCAACAGGAACATCTGGAAGCCGCCAGCAAAAGTCTCGAAGAAGCCGGCCTCTCCCCCCGCTTCATGGTTGACTGCAGTCACGCCAATTCCAACAAAGACTACCGCAATCAAGGCACAGTCTGGAACAACGTCATCGACCAGCGCGTCGCCGGCAACGACACCATCATCGGCTTGATGCTCGAAAGCAATCTGCACGCCGGCAACCAGAAGCTGACGGAAGATCTCAGCCAGCTCCAGTACGGCACCTCCATCACCGACGAATGCATCGACTGGGAAGAAACCGAACAGTTGATTTTATCCGCACACGAAAAACTGGCCTGA
- a CDS encoding shikimate kinase → MASENHPSRQGVVLIGMPGSGKSTVGRLLSEQTGLPFLDTDALIEAGESKRLAEIIAEHTAEGFRTIESSYVQSIQSAGSVISTGGSVCYSPQAMQHLSSLGTIVWLDVSPDVLEQRFSDAFERGVLIEPGTSLSDLYHSRFPLYEKYAQLKIEASLLTPPEIVSQIRQQLAL, encoded by the coding sequence ATGGCATCTGAGAATCACCCTAGCCGACAAGGCGTCGTCCTGATCGGCATGCCCGGCTCCGGAAAATCGACTGTCGGGAGACTACTGTCTGAACAGACAGGTCTTCCCTTCCTCGACACTGATGCATTAATAGAAGCTGGCGAGTCGAAACGGCTCGCAGAGATCATTGCCGAACATACCGCAGAAGGGTTCCGCACGATTGAGTCGTCGTACGTTCAATCGATTCAATCAGCAGGATCCGTAATTTCTACCGGAGGAAGTGTCTGTTATAGTCCTCAAGCCATGCAACATCTCAGCTCTCTTGGTACGATAGTCTGGCTGGATGTCTCCCCGGATGTGCTGGAGCAACGCTTTTCAGACGCCTTTGAGCGGGGCGTTCTGATTGAGCCGGGTACAAGCCTCTCAGACTTGTACCACAGCCGATTCCCGCTCTATGAAAAATATGCGCAACTAAAAATCGAGGCCTCCCTGTTGACCCCTCCGGAAATCGTCTCCCAGATCCGTCAGCAACTGGCACTCTAA
- a CDS encoding RNA polymerase sigma factor: MDKLSPAQFAARIRCCANDLQDHGVDRLGSLYDLTATRLVRYAVTVTKNTPDAEDAIQATMVRMAMKPKILATAQQPWAYLLRVTRNEALRILQKRKPLQIFAQCRQLWSRDSEVVEENDQAQVIRNALKRLPTNQSEVVVLKIWEDMTFAEIASVLDESPNTVASRYRYALQKLDNYLRPMAHEDIDINV; encoded by the coding sequence GTGGATAAGCTATCACCGGCTCAATTTGCTGCGAGGATCCGATGCTGTGCCAATGATCTGCAGGATCATGGCGTGGATCGATTGGGTTCTTTGTACGATTTGACGGCGACGCGCTTAGTGCGGTATGCGGTGACAGTGACAAAAAATACTCCCGATGCCGAAGATGCGATTCAAGCGACAATGGTGCGGATGGCTATGAAACCCAAAATCCTGGCAACCGCACAACAACCCTGGGCCTATTTATTGCGAGTCACGCGAAACGAAGCCTTACGAATTCTGCAGAAGCGAAAACCATTACAGATTTTTGCGCAGTGCAGACAGCTCTGGTCACGTGATTCCGAAGTTGTAGAAGAGAATGATCAGGCTCAGGTCATCAGGAATGCATTGAAGCGTCTTCCCACGAATCAGTCTGAAGTCGTGGTCTTGAAAATCTGGGAAGATATGACGTTTGCGGAAATCGCAAGTGTGCTGGATGAATCGCCGAATACCGTGGCCAGTCGTTATCGTTATGCACTCCAAAAATTAGACAACTACCTGCGTCCTATGGCGCATGAGGATATTGATATTAATGTTTGA
- a CDS encoding GspE/PulE family protein: MQETLSQRFQEQLPDKPENHPEYVTELVDFILTQAQSVNASDIHLLPTEDRMRMDWRIDGVLHHISDFSHELAPRITSRLKVISQLLTYRTDVPQEGRIRQQGEQAVETRISTFPTLYGEKVVVRLFVGSGQYKHLESLNLPEEILGELKRLLTQTGGVVLMTGPAGSGKTTTIYACLREILRQSKGTRSLASLEDPIEVVVPTVAQSQVNPAAGFDMALGLRSLLRQDPEVIMVGEIRDRETAETVFQASLSGHLVVTTFHAGSATEAVSRLSDMGIEPYLLRSGLLAILSQRLLRRLCSCATFSNAEEERLGLPVEQWKVPVGCADCGQTGYTGRIVLTEMLQPNQVDVANAILNQADASALHQLAIQSGMRTQWDRALEAVNRGNTSPAEVRRVLGMTRLEQ; encoded by the coding sequence ATGCAGGAGACATTGTCCCAACGGTTCCAGGAACAGTTGCCTGATAAACCGGAGAATCACCCGGAATACGTCACTGAGTTGGTGGATTTCATCTTAACGCAGGCACAATCTGTCAATGCCAGCGATATTCATCTCCTGCCCACCGAAGACCGGATGCGGATGGACTGGCGAATTGATGGCGTCTTGCATCATATCTCCGATTTTTCGCATGAGCTGGCTCCACGCATCACTTCGCGATTGAAAGTGATCTCGCAATTATTAACGTATCGTACCGATGTACCTCAGGAAGGCCGTATTCGTCAACAGGGGGAGCAGGCTGTCGAAACACGGATCAGCACTTTCCCCACACTCTACGGAGAAAAAGTGGTTGTGCGGTTGTTTGTCGGTTCAGGGCAGTACAAACATCTCGAGAGCCTGAATCTACCCGAGGAAATACTTGGTGAACTGAAGCGATTACTGACACAGACCGGAGGCGTGGTGTTGATGACGGGGCCCGCAGGCAGTGGGAAAACCACCACGATCTATGCCTGTCTGCGAGAGATCCTTCGGCAGTCAAAAGGGACGCGGAGTCTGGCTTCGCTGGAAGACCCGATCGAAGTCGTGGTTCCTACAGTCGCGCAATCACAGGTGAATCCGGCTGCCGGTTTTGATATGGCACTGGGGCTACGGTCGCTGCTGAGACAGGACCCGGAAGTAATTATGGTCGGCGAGATTCGGGATCGCGAAACGGCGGAAACTGTATTCCAGGCTTCGTTGTCCGGTCATCTGGTTGTGACGACCTTTCATGCGGGGAGTGCGACAGAAGCGGTGAGTCGTCTGTCTGATATGGGCATCGAGCCTTATTTGCTGCGTAGCGGGTTACTCGCGATTTTGAGCCAACGATTATTACGGCGTCTTTGTTCCTGTGCCACGTTCTCCAATGCAGAAGAAGAGCGGCTGGGACTGCCTGTCGAACAATGGAAAGTACCAGTGGGTTGTGCAGACTGTGGCCAGACCGGATACACGGGCCGCATTGTACTGACTGAAATGTTGCAGCCGAATCAGGTGGATGTGGCAAATGCGATTTTGAATCAAGCCGACGCGAGTGCACTGCATCAACTGGCGATTCAATCGGGAATGCGAACACAATGGGATCGCGCATTGGAAGCGGTTAACAGAGGGAACACCAGTCCTGCAGAAGTACGCCGGGTTCTGGGAATGACGCGTCTGGAACAGTGA